A stretch of Mauremys reevesii isolate NIE-2019 linkage group 25, ASM1616193v1, whole genome shotgun sequence DNA encodes these proteins:
- the LOC120391420 gene encoding maestro heat-like repeat-containing protein family member 2B: MEAPERQGVISILAFSAESHLDLTLNALHEFGAAMSKVKISGLISRLKDYHHGRRGKTRSTLMLTYSNVAVHAPKDQLLSRVEADITGNILLHYRASGQVLGITVANKVHSK; encoded by the exons atggaagcccctgagagacag ggagtcatttccatcctcgcgttctctgctgagagccacttggaCCTCACCCTGAATGCACTTCATgagtttggggctgcaatgagCAAGGTGAAGATTTCTGGGCTCATCAGCCGCCTGAAG GACTACCACCATGGGAGAAGAGGCAAGACTCGCAGCACCCTGATGCTGACTTACAGCAACGtggctgtccatgctccaaaagaccagcttctctcccgagtagaggcagacatcacagggaacatccttctccattacagagccagtggtcag gtgctgggcatcactgttgcgaacaaggtacattctaaataa